The genomic DNA TCCAAATCATTATAAACAGCAATATCACTCAGCTGCTTCCTGCCCTccatccttctccttctcctcctcaggAATAAAATACCTGCAACCAGAACCAGCACCAGGACAGCCAGAAGGCAGGAAACAGTGAGGGTGGTGGAAGAGGACTGGGGGGCTTGACGCAAAGCAGGCTTGAAACTGGGCTGGAGAGTGAACTCACAGCTTGGACCCATGAAGCCCTTGGGGCACTGGCATACGGGCCCAGTGAAGTGGGTGAAGCAGGTACCACCATTCTGACACGGGCGGGCGCCGCAGGCGTCTGAGCGCACGCTGCAGTTTTTGCCAGTATATCCCAAGGTGCAGGAGCAGGTGTAGTCATTCACACCGTCTTGGCAGGTTCCAGCGTTCTGGCAAGGACTGGAGGCACAGTCGTCGATGTTAACCTGGCAGTTGGCACCAGTGAAACCCGCCTGACAGCGGCACAAAATACTCTGGCCGAGGTCCAGACAGTCACCTCCTATAGAACAGAGAAACACCAAGCTCAGCATGCTACAGCCAACGGTTGTTCCTGATAACATGTGGGGAAGCTAACAGACAGGAGCCTCGGGGTGGCCTTACACATTTCAGCCACAAGGTGTCACCAGAGGAGAGCGTGCTCACCATTCAGGCAAGGCCTGTTGCTACAGCGATCCAGCTTCTTCTCACAGTTGGATCCGGTGTAACTGGGAGGGCAGCGACAGGTGTATCCTCCGGTCAGTGCTTCCACGCAAGTGCCACCGTTGAAGCAGGGACCGTCTGCGCAGGTCATGGCAATAATCTCACAGTTCTTACCATAAAAGCCCTGTGGGCAGGTGCAGGAGTAGTCGTTCTCCAGGTCCTAGGGAACATTTAGACAGAAGAAAAGTAATTATGAAATTAAGTTTCaggattttaagtcagttccaggaGAAGTCCGGTGGAGTCTACAGCTACAACAAACATAATCATCATTCTGATGACTTCCTTTTAGCTGCCAGTGTTCCTGTATTTCTGACTGAAAGTGTCTCAGAAACAACTTAGAGTTTCTGTTGAGACACAAAGGTCCAACATCGAGCCCATCGTTCTGAGGATAGAGTGCACATTTTCTTAAATAGTGACTAATCATCTAGCCCTGATGTAGAGAAGATAACATCTGGTCTTCTAACACTAAATTAAAAGTTGGGAGCCCTTTTATTAGTGACTGAGAATTAAAACTCCCTGCATGGATCTACTACTCACATTACAGCTGCCTCCATTCTTGCAGGGGTTGCTGTCGCACTCGTTGGTTTCCAGCTCACAGTTGGTGCCTCCAAAGCCGGGCCGGCATGTGCAGGTGTAGCTCCCCTGGCCCGTGTTGGTGCAGGTTGCACCATTGGCACAGGGCCTGTGGTTGGTGCAGTAGTTCAGGTCCTGATCACAGAAGAGCCCGCCCCAGCCCTCCTGACAGTTACACTGCCATGGCTGGCTGCACGTCCCATGGAGGCAGCCTGGGTAGCGGACGCATTCATTACAGGAGGGGCTCTGCCAGCCCATGCGACATGTACAGCCCCCAGGGGCCTCGCAGTAGCCATGCTTCTCACTGCAGTCTGCAGAGCAGATGGCTAGaaaagaggaggagggggggggggggggtttgtgaATACAATGGGTACGCCttcttatacacacacacacacgcgcgcacaagcCGCAACCCCACCCCTGTTTGAACCCAGCCCTGCCCCAGACTTCACTATTGGTTAAGTATTAAGCCAAGCAGCTGGCAGGCACAGAGCCGGAGAAAAAATGCTTTCTTTCATCTCCTTTCTattgtacgcacacacacacacacacacacacacacacacacacacacacacacacacacacacacacacacacactttgtgtgTCTAACAGAGGCCACCGTGCTTCTATTATAGTAAAGAAAAAAGGCAGATGAAACAGCCAGACAGAAGCACCATATCTATAGGGGGTCCCTCAGATGAGTACATCTGGTGGTCCTCAACTGCTTCAGATCGAAGCTGTTACATAAAATCTGTTTCCTGTAAACACTCAAACTCAGTTCATGTTTGACAATATGTCATCCCTTGAAGTTCTTGTTTGGCTCCAGTTTTCACCAAGTCCTGAAGTTGGTTTCCACCAAATCAGGACTGAAGTAAAACACACTAACAGTTGTATCAGTTTGATCACATGAGCTGTTCTAAACATGGTAAAGAAGGGTCAGAGTAGCTGGTGTCTCTGGGGCCATTTAGAGGAGGGCgacacctggacaggtctccatcacagagacacacaaccactcacacacacacactcacatgcatgtGAGAGAATGTGTTGTGTGTTGGCATGGGGGAACATGCAGaaagaaaggctgcagccaggatttgaaccagcaCCTTCTTTCTGCTTGAGGGAAAAAAAATGCACGGTTGCCCAAAGAGGCCTAGCCCCACAGTCAGGGTACCTTGTATCGCGATACTCACGCTCAGAGCAGTAGTTTCCTTTCCAGCCCTCCAGGCAGATGCGGTTCCCCTCCTCGTCGCAGGTGTAATGGCCCAGCGTGTCGTCCCGCGGCCGGCAGTAGTCCGCGCAGCCGTCTCCGAAGTAAAACTCGTCACAGAAGACGTGATAGGAGTAACGCAGCTCGCTCTGCTCGCCGAAGTGCACGTCCTGGGACCAGTCCTCACCGATGGCGAGTCTCCTCCTGGTCGCCAGACGGCTCACGAGGTTGTTCTGATTGTCTGCTAAAAAGAAGCAGGTGGTTGTTTTAGTCAGAGGACTGACTCGGTTCCTGCTGCTGTGTTAGTGAGCCAAGTCTAACCTGTGTACTCTGTGGGGGATTCCGCGTTCCAGGCCTCAATGATCAGCGAGAAGGTTCCCTGCAGCAGAAAATAAAAGGATGAAAGAATGAATGACTGGATGAATGAAGAGACGTGATTTTACGCGCTTTTCCTTTTTTCCTGCATAATAACAATTAACGGTGGTGCGTGCTGGTGCTTTGAAGCTGTGTTTTTATTTACCGGCCATTTAAAATGGAATGGCACCCTGATGGGAGCGCTGCTGGAGATGGATGTGTGATCCGCTCTGATCACGTTGGTGTGTCCGGTACCGAAGGTGCACGGCGGCTCCGCTGAGATGACATCCTCCGGGTGCTTCAGGCAGATCCTGAAGAAGATGTGACAGTCTCTGTGTCTTCTGCAGATGCGCTGCGCCGTGTGGAAGGAGTGAATCTTCAGTTCAAACAcaccagaggacaaaacctgCAGCAGCGGAAAGTTCATGAAAACGAGATAATGAGGATCCAGACCTGATCCAGACACGCGCAAACAGAAACCAACTCACCACGTGCACCAAGGCCAAAGCCAGCAGGTATCTCAGGTGTACTTGTGCCATTTCGTTATACGTCTTCTGTCTGAGCCTAACCAGATGTCCTCATTTGCtgccgcagaaaaaaataaataaaaattacgcGTTTAAATTATTCTTAGTGAGGACTCCTAACGTTTCATCACTGGGAGATCCGTTATCTTTGTGTGTCCCGAGTCCTCCTGGTACCTTCCTCCTCGCTCCAATCAGCACGCTCCGCGGACTTGTTTGTGTTCTGGTGCGTAAAGGCGCACGGTGCTTTTAAACCCGCTGGCTCGCGTCACCGGCAGATGGGTGGGGTTTGGGGAGCCCCGGGGGAGCAGCCTGACACCCGGGAGCTGCTTGGGGATTCGGACAACCCACATTACATCTGGAGCTAAAGTCGACAGGAATATGCATAACAAGCTGGCGTGGAGATACGTCCTGCAGAAATGCATGACAATTGATGTGGAACACGATAATTATCCGGTTTCAGTTactatgaaataaaataaaaagacttaGACTCAATAtttatgtttattgtttattaagtatttattaatccaacattTCCGCTGCCGGCGGTCGGGCCCAGAGTTCTGACACTAGAAGCTCTCATAAAGATTTttccgaggggggggggggggggggggtggtagtAGTAATAAAACCATATTGCGCTTCTGACGGTTGTTCAACCCTCCTGCTGCAACAGGGAGGACTTACAGACGCGTGTGAGCGCGTGCGTGTGTAAGAGTGGGGTTTTGGACTATCATGTTGCTTTTGTCTGGAGCTCCAGATAACAGCTGTATGGTAATCAGCGGCACATGCTGCACACAGGGCTCAGGACCCGTGGCTTTTgtctccctacacacacacacacacacacacacacacacacacacacacacacacacacacacacacacacacacacacacacacacacacacacacacacgcacacacacacacacacacacacacacacacacacacctgcccaaTACACTGTTTACCACGCTGACCAGCTTACCCCTGCCTAGCCCTCTTATTTTaaacaaaggtgtgtttaggTGAGAGTTACCTTACAGAGTTACCAAAGGGTTTGAGACCTTTGTGAAGATCATCAGCAGGATCCCAATGGTTGTAAAATCACAGCGAGGCAGTAAAAGTCTTCAGCATCAATGAGATTATGCGCGTGGCGCTCAGAGTTTGGGTCGCTTGGAGAAACCAAAAGATCTATTGATATTAAAATGAGCAGAGAGGGACGCGTGCCtgaagccccccacccccccaccccccacccacccccgcgcccacacacacacgccgcgcgCGCCAAATATCTTGGCACTCTTCCTTGTAGGTGAAGAGTGAAATAGTCTGTGACAAAAAGTCCTTCAACAAAAGGATGAGAAGATATCTGCAGCACCAGAATGGTATGGGGGAATCCCAAAGCTTGTTCAGCCTAGAAACTTAGGGGACTTTTCACCTCTCAAATATCCCTGTGTGTGTATATTTAACTGGATTTATTCATCTTAACAACCAGCAAtattttatacaggaaaatcaagaTTAACAAGActgcccaaacttttgcatcccatCATTCCTTCACCATGTcctggtcttcctttaggtctcctcctggttggacgtgccgagAAAACCTCAcaggaggtgtccaggagacatcctaacctCCACTGGTTCCCCTTGATGTGGaaaagcagcagatctactccgagcccctcctggatgtccAAGCTTCTCGccgtatctctaagggagagcccagacaccctgcagagaaaactcatttcagccgcttgtatctgcaatctcgttctttcggtcactaaagctcgtgaccacatGAAGGTAGGAAcgtatcgaccggtaaatcaagggcTTCACCTTCCAAATAAGCTCTCTCTTCACtctgacagatcggtacaatgcccgcagtaCTGCAGACCAAATTGCCTATTGATCTTCCACTCCAtcgttccctcactcatgaaaaagaccccgagatacttaaactcctccacttggggcagaacctcatccctgacgcagaaaaggcattctacccttatccgacttaagaccatggtctctgatttcATGTGGTGGAGAACCGCTccagagatcatgttctgatgaagccaacaggaccacatcatctgcaaaagcagatCTTTAGGCTACCAAATTGAATCCCCGTAACGTCTACACCTAGAAATCCTGCAGTCTAAGAAAAAACGTCTGTAAAAAACTTTACAATTCACTGTTTCTTTACAGTATTCGTATTGTAAGTTATTTTTACAGTAGCTTACTGTTAGTAAAAATATACATATACTGTAAAAAAATGGTAAATTACAATTAGTATCATGTGACTCTGAGTACTATGATACTAAACAGTGTTTCATTGATTTGTCGTATTTTACAATTTCCTATTTTCAGAGGGATTTCAAGGCCAAGAGCTGACCACGGCCTAGACCATAAGCACCACTGAGGTCCCGCCTACCAACAAGGATGTTGAATTTTGACTTTGCAGTGACAGGGAATCAAGGTTAATTTGCCATGTAGTAGATATATTTTatcctttttatattttatttttacattcccACCACATTTCAGATTTAATAGATAAAATTTAGCCTTCCCTGCATTACAAGTCTCTTTCAAAAATGTCAAAGatttttgtctcacccttcacctgaaTTGATTTTTTCAAACAATATGGATTCCGCAGTCTTTTAGAAAGCTGCTGATTAATAGCCTGGTCAAAATAACAACTTTGCAATAAAGTTACGCACAAAAATTTGAAAAACTAAAGCTTTACGTGGTTGCTTCAAATGTGGTGTCCAATAGCATGTAAAGTTTTGTTTTACCCACACAGCTCCACACGGATCTTCATAGGATCACAAACCCAAACATGCAGCACTCCTGTTGTTCTGGACCTGTGGTCACCTCAACATCTGATGCTTTACAAAATTACatatgtagcatcatgaatgtcctgtttttgacctaaagatcATGATCTGctacgtctgctcgagcagagacataaagtctctgacaggctaatccacgtgagatagtggccaaggtctttcatgcactctgctcatctgaactgcttcacctctgtcagcgaagacaagaactattttgataatacataatcaacaactttgttaattaccaataataatgtgagcccaatgttcaatcaatctgtgaaatgacaatgttattacttgatattgtaatcctgtgatcagtagtattttacaagttattataatcttggacatttgcactagacactaatgacacgtaatgctaaaagtcacacgacacatttccttttgtgtgatccaatcagaaccttcgtttctggctaggcgtggttatctgtggtggcTGGCTGGCTGGTAAACTTAGGCCGGTTTCAACACCTGCTGCCATTGCATACTCCTGTAAAACATGGACAAGTTTAGTAAAACAGTATGCATATTCAACAATGGAAAACGCTCGTAATATTAAGGTGTAATGAACCTACATCAGTTGTCAGCATCAGCCCATCAGGTGAATCATTGACGTCAGCCAGCGACAGTCGGATTGGCTGGACATTGGCAGCCTTTATTTTAGTGCAGAATTACCTGATGTGTGTGAGCCTATTCCATTACCTCTGAATGAAATCAAGCCTTagtaaaatgttaaaattaaatATCAATGCCACTCAAACACTGTGGCATTGATCggggtggactgggacaaaaTAAACTGGCCCAGGCAGTTAACACTGGAAATATGTAAACTCCACCTCTACATCATAGCCCTAGAGCTGTTCATCCTACTGGTTGTATTGAACCATCTGTTTGCTGGTCAGAGATGGGTAGTAACATTACCTGAGCAAACCTTTGAGAAAAATGTTGTACTTCTAGTACTTTAGCTACACTGTACTTTTTACTTCTACCTATATTATTATATTGTAATGAActaaataatgtaaattcagacaCATGAACGATTATtgtttgagataaataaataaccacTACTCTAACTTGAGTACAGTCTCTAGTTCCACTACCAAGAAGGTTTTACCCGGAGATGCAGCAGACACATTTAGTCTGGTGTAAATGTCAGTGAATCTACAGTACAGTACTTGAACTGTTCTGACACAAGCTTTGTTCTACATAATGTTGATCTGAAAATGTGTTTCTTCTGACTTCAGTTgttatttaataatttatttattttgtaccatccatccatccatccatccattttcatccgcttatctggagtcaggtcgcgggggcagtagcctaaggtgaaaggcccagacttccctctctccagccacttgggccagctcttctgagggaatcccaaggcattccttggccaggtgagagacatagtccctcaacTGTGTCCTGggcctacctttaggtctcctcccggttggaggtgcccgaaaaacctcaccagggaggcgtccaggaggacctgaccagatgcccaagccacgtaaactggctcctcttgatgtggaggagcagcgggtctactccgagcccctcccgaatgaccaagcttctcaccccatctctaagggagagcccagccactcttaggagaaagatcgggtggcagaccaaggcgggagccttggcggtccgatccccggacaagaaaactggtttttgggacatggaacgtcacttcGCCTGCAGGGTAGGAGCAGGATCTtgcggcagaggttgagcggtaccggctagatatagtcggacttacctcgacacatagcattggctctggaaccgaagtccttgagaggggttggacactctccattgctggagttgctccgggtgagagccggatggctggggttggctttttgttagcacaaagactctctgcctgtgtgttggggtttaccccgggggacgagagggtagcttccctgcgtcttcgggtcggggaaagggtcctgactgttgtttgtgcttatgggccaaatatcagttcagagtacccaccctttttggagtccctgggatgagtgctagatagtgctccattaggggactccattgtcctgctgggggacttcaatgctcacgtgggcaatgacagcttggcctggaggggtgtgattgggaggaactgcccgcctgatctgaactcgagtggtgttttgtttttggacttctgtgcaagccgcagtttggccataacaaacaccatgttcgaacataaggatgcccatcggttcacttggtaccagggcagcctagttcacaagtcgatgatagactttgtagtcgtatcgtctgacctgcagccgtatgttttggacacccgagtgaagagaggagcagagctgtcaactgttcaccacctggtggtgagttggatcagatggcaggggaagctgtcgcgtagacctggcagacccaaacgcatagtgagagtctgctgggaacgcctggcagaagaacctgttaagacggtcttcaacttccACCTCCGGCCAGTGGggtacattgactccgagtgggccttgttccactctgcgattgttgaggcggctgttgctagctgtggtcgcaaggtggccagtgacagtcgtggtggcaacccccgtacctgctggtggacaccagaggttcggggagccatcaggctgaagaaggaggcctacagggcgtggctggtctgtgggtctccggaggcagcatgtACTGGAtaaccaagcggggtgcagcagtggcagttgccgaggcaaaatctcgggcatgggaggagtttggtgaggccatggagaaagactatcgatcggctccaaagaggttctggcaaactgtccggcgcctcaggagaggaaggcagcaactcgctcacactgtttacagtggggatggggagctgctgacgtcaactggggctatagtcggacggtggaaggaatactttgaggagcgcctcaatcccacctattccgagggggaaccagagccgggagacctggggatggactgtccagtctcgggggcagaagttgctgaggtagtcaaacaactacacagcggcggagccccgggggcggatgaggttcgtcctgggtacctcaaggctatggatgttgtagggctgtcatggttgacacatctctgcaacattgcgtggtcatcgggggcagttcctgaggagtggcagaccggggtggtggtccccatctttaagaagggtgaccttagggtgtgttccaactacagggggatcacactcctcagcctccctggaaaggtctactccaaggtactggagaggagggtcagatcgatagttgaatctcagattgaggaggagcaatgtggttttcgtcctggccgtggaaatgtggaccagctctatacccttgcaagggtgatggacgggacaagggagtttgcccaaccaatccacatgtgttttgtggatttggagaaggcttatgaccgtgtccccaggggcaccctgtgggggatgctccaggagtatggggtgggtggctttctgttaagggccaatcagtccctttaccagaggagtgtgagtttggtccgcatagccggtagtaagtcggacctgttcccggtgagagttggactccaccagggctgccctttgtcaccagttctgttcattacctttatggaccaaatttctaggtgcagtcgtggtgtggagtgtgtcgagtttggtggcaggttaatctcgtctctgctttttgtggatgatgtggtcctcctagcttcatccagctctgaccttcagctcttgctgggtaggttcgcggccaagtgtgaagcggctgggatgaggatcagcacctccaaatctgagaccatagttctcgaccagaaaagggtggcttgccaactccagttcgggggagaggtcctacctcaagtggaggggtttaagtatctcggggtcttgttcacgagtgagggtaagagggatcggtagatcgacaggcggattggtttagcatctgcagtgatgcggacgctgagttgatctgtcgtggtgaagagggagctgagccagaaagccaggctctcgatttaccggtcgatctatgtcccaatcctcacctaaggtcatgagctttgggtaatgactgaaagaacgagattgcggatacaagcggccgaaatgagtttcctccgtagggtggccgggctcagccttagagatagggtgaggaggtcggacattcgggagggactcggagtagaaccactgctcctccggattgaaaggagccagttgaggtggtttgggcatctggtcaggatgcctccgggacgcctccccagggaggtttttcgggcatgtcctgccggcaggaggtcccccGGTCGAGCCAGGACACGTtgaagaggttacatctccaatctagtccgggaacgccttggggtcctgccggaggagctggtggaggtggccggggagaggacggtctggagctccctagttgggatgctgcccctgcgacccggacccggataagtggaggaagacgacgatgacgagaATTCTACTGTAAAGGCGCAGATCTCCTGACTGCTCGACTTCCTATGGTGACACGATGAGCAGGGAGTtgtacagggagcctaagtcatgcccatctactaccatgggtccctggaagaatgaaaaaatgaatgcatgtcaacggggctaaaaacaccattttctaattccgctttttATGTGCCGTGGATTAcatatatgatgtccgtgaatgttaaaggcacattttgataccaagaaagtgcttGTTTTTGAACAggaggaaacgttattttaggtcttgtgtgaaaataagtcccggactacaaatgtgcttcatcaAAGTGATGTCATTgacccagacacggagaaaaacacgcTGTTAGTTCAGCAAACTTGAATTCCTTCCTTCAGAAGGAAAGATCCAccgtaaatctggtcatgtggtaagttgaagctatgctaggggagaggagattctgtggtgacatcatgCCAATGTAGTCAAGCTAATTACaagcttttacaagctgatgaatctcaaagtatgtgaaaagtcgtggtcgaaacacacatcattacttttaatttaaatgtaagtacaacatatgtgtgatccagggcctaaggAAAAGcatattagaaaatagctcttctagccccgttgacttgcattcgttttttcatttttctggggacccatgagccgaccggaaagggaggagacttatgcTCCCTATTGGTTGGTAGAGACTGTGGTTCTGAGCCCATGTGATGGTGTAGATATGTGTAGGAGCTGAGAAAATATTTGGGGGCAAGGTTGTGAAGATGTAGTCATTTGTAAATGATCCAGAACTTTACCAGCAGCAAGTGAAGCTCCTGAATAACAGGGTGATGTGATTAGAGATGGTGTTCTAGTAATGATACGACCTGCAGACTTTTGAGGCAGACTAAAGAGGAGGtgtaacatgatgaaggagccatttctaccctaacagctgtttccttttgacacagtgccagagtgcatgaaacagcctcaaggtcatgcattcgcttccaaaccgtttacattccagcatgaagacagaagaaagaagaatgaacccttttcttttaattaatcaaagaactctattttaataaagcgaatccatcaaagtgttaatcaataataagatgtgaccaacctgtgaaattaaaatattgaTTATCTTATTATGatcatagaatataataagtaatgtaacattaaatgttccaacaggactcatttcacgtagtgttaaaaagacataacacattctttcactgatccaatcagaattttacagatctgacggaggcgtgcttctgacggtgcttggtaattttcattcaacaataaaccataacatccgaggtataaaacagatgccacgtcagctctaacgccagttcaaagcgttccagagcaagcgttggagtggccaatccgacctttaactcttcaaccaaaagaaccatgacaagctgagaaaatccagtcgctataacatcTAGACgtgacaacagctcctttcagaataaaagctccaccgacccaggctgggtctgaacagacgccaagaAAAGAGTTGTGTGCCGGAGGTAACTCGAGACGGGTCTGATCGGAACCGCAGCTCTTCTACCAGCTCGGCGTCCAGAGAGGGTCCGCTGGACCTCGGCATTACTGATCTCACCAGAGGACTTCCACAAGACAGGTAGACCggcttgatggtgtctcatgcggttctgaaactaacccaagcttattccaaaccaacatcttca from Nothobranchius furzeri strain GRZ-AD chromosome 10, NfurGRZ-RIMD1, whole genome shotgun sequence includes the following:
- the dlb gene encoding delta-like protein B isoform X1; the encoded protein is MAQVHLRYLLALALVHVVLSSGVFELKIHSFHTAQRICRRHRDCHIFFRICLKHPEDVISAEPPCTFGTGHTNVIRADHTSISSSAPIRVPFHFKWPGTFSLIIEAWNAESPTEYTADNQNNLVSRLATRRRLAIGEDWSQDVHFGEQSELRYSYHVFCDEFYFGDGCADYCRPRDDTLGHYTCDEEGNRICLEGWKGNYCSEPICSADCSEKHGYCEAPGGCTCRMGWQSPSCNECVRYPGCLHGTCSQPWQCNCQEGWGGLFCDQDLNYCTNHRPCANGATCTNTGQGSYTCTCRPGFGGTNCELETNECDSNPCKNGGSCNDLENDYSCTCPQGFYGKNCEIIAMTCADGPCFNGGTCVEALTGGYTCRCPPSYTGSNCEKKLDRCSNRPCLNGGDCLDLGQSILCRCQAGFTGANCQVNIDDCASSPCQNAGTCQDGVNDYTCSCTLGYTGKNCSVRSDACGARPCQNGGTCFTHFTGPVCQCPKGFMGPSCEFTLQPSFKPALRQAPQSSSTTLTVSCLLAVLVLVLVAGILFLRRRRRRMEGRKQLSDIAVYNDLETVNNMGGSEREAFLGPNGLFKISNSTARLSLSLCPDGRSGYRHNPVESSLARVERQDFMWRDEAMLGSGAGLR
- the dlb gene encoding delta-like protein B isoform X2, translating into MAQVHLRYLLALALVHVVLSSGVFELKIHSFHTAQRICRRHRDCHIFFRICLKHPEDVISAEPPCTFGTGHTNVIRADHTSISSSAPIRVPFHFKWPGTFSLIIEAWNAESPTEYTDNQNNLVSRLATRRRLAIGEDWSQDVHFGEQSELRYSYHVFCDEFYFGDGCADYCRPRDDTLGHYTCDEEGNRICLEGWKGNYCSEPICSADCSEKHGYCEAPGGCTCRMGWQSPSCNECVRYPGCLHGTCSQPWQCNCQEGWGGLFCDQDLNYCTNHRPCANGATCTNTGQGSYTCTCRPGFGGTNCELETNECDSNPCKNGGSCNDLENDYSCTCPQGFYGKNCEIIAMTCADGPCFNGGTCVEALTGGYTCRCPPSYTGSNCEKKLDRCSNRPCLNGGDCLDLGQSILCRCQAGFTGANCQVNIDDCASSPCQNAGTCQDGVNDYTCSCTLGYTGKNCSVRSDACGARPCQNGGTCFTHFTGPVCQCPKGFMGPSCEFTLQPSFKPALRQAPQSSSTTLTVSCLLAVLVLVLVAGILFLRRRRRRMEGRKQLSDIAVYNDLETVNNMGGSEREAFLGPNGLFKISNSTARLSLSLCPDGRSGYRHNPVESSLARVERQDFMWRDEAMLGSGAGLR